In Zingiber officinale cultivar Zhangliang chromosome 6A, Zo_v1.1, whole genome shotgun sequence, a single genomic region encodes these proteins:
- the LOC121996649 gene encoding neurofilament medium polypeptide-like, producing the protein MEKIVSDDSNIADELNLPKPEDVAGVEARDEEEKEDIVIEEAKEEISIPVEDKGSHDTTDVPDTPQPAEDSEASIAEDPVGISEELGLSEFVTEEEKTVQESIKDASVETDDKTPEPPSVSIAQELADATVDINGVEPPVEAPKEPAISETVAEEVKGVDESSKVSGADNSNIVEHDNPVEPASESIAQEPSQPTFVEEKPAVEEVSTNAVEVSPQIPKEELPLDGTSDVVPSEPKEVQVETLVAEKNVDHNADSDHNVSETIEVAEHVAKPELDAKQENLEENLDNEMTTSTERTQSIAEGVEVSKDAKDANFEGQNSNLVQLSRDIKMVESKELETQLKDTFENENTEDKEQDTRSLTETKADEEVIKAELSGKKPKTIISKVKQSIVKVKKALIGKSPSSKTMAPERIDETKAK; encoded by the coding sequence ATGGAGAAGATTGTTTCAGATGATTCAAATATTGCTGATGAGCTGAATCTTCCAAAGCCTGAGGATGTAGCAGGTGTTGAAGCAAGAGATGAAGAGGAAAAAGAGGATATTGTGATCgaagaggcaaaggaagaaatctCAATTCCAGTGGAAGACAAGGGCTCACATGATACAACTGATGTACCTGATACTCCTCAACCAGCTGAGGATTCAGAGGCATCTATCGCAGAAGACCCAGTTGGAATATCAGAAGAACTTGGTCTTTCAGAATTTGTTACTGAAGAGGAAAAAACCGTGCAAGAATCGATAAAAGATGCTTCTGTGGAAACTGATGACAAAACCCCTGAACCACCATCTGTGAGCATTGCACAAGAGCTTGCCGATGCCACTGTTGATATTAATGGAGTGGAACCTCCAGTTGAAGCACCAAAGGAACCAGCAATTTCAGAAACTGTTGCTGAAGAGGTAAAAGGTGTTGATGAATCTTCAAAAGTTTCTGGTGCAGATAATTCCAACATAGTAGAACATGACAATCCTGTAGAACCGGCATCTGAAAGCATTGCTCAGGAGCCTTCTCAACCAACCTTTGTAGAAGAAAAACCAGCAGTTGAGGAGGTTTCAACTAATGCAGTTGAAGTCAGTCCTCAGATACCAAAGGAAGAGCTTCCTCTCGATGGAACTTCAGATGTTGTTCCTTCTGAGCCTAAAGAAGTTCAAGTAGAAACATTAGTTGCTGAAAAGAATGTAGATCACAATGCTGATTCTGATCACAATGTTTCAGAAACTATCGAAGTTGCTGAACATGTCGCCAAGCCAGAGCTTGATGCTAAACAGGAGAATCTCGAAGAGAATTTAGACAACGAAATGACTACTTCAACTGAAAGAACACAATCCATTGCTGAAGGTGTCGAAGTTAGTAAAGATGCCAAGGATGCGAATTTTGAAGGACAGAATTCAAACTTGGTCCAACTATCTCGAGACATTAAAATGGTTGAATCCAAGGAGTTGGAGACACAATTAAAGGATACATTTGAAAATGAGAACACAGAAGATAAGGAGCAAGATACTCGAAGTTTAACTGAAACCAAAGCAGATGAAGAGGTTATTAAAGCTGAACTATCAGGTAAGAAACCTAAAACCATAATCTCAAAAGTGAAGCAATCGATTGTCAAGGTGAAGAAGGCATTAATTGGTAAATCACCAAGTTCAAAAACTATGGCACCTGAAAGAATTGATGAAACAAAAGCTAAGTAG